Proteins encoded by one window of Maliibacterium massiliense:
- a CDS encoding aminotransferase class V-fold PLP-dependent enzyme — translation MIYLDNAATTFPKPASVVDAVQHALCSVGNPGRAGHDLALEAGRVVARARQALCTLFGVDTPERFVFGYNTTDALNTAIRGILPPDAHVVTTSLEHNSVLRPLYALQSTRRTRLSVVPPEQSGVVSAQRMADAITPNTALVVMTHVSNVTGALQPIEQVAELCRARGVPLLVDAAQSAGSQAIDLAKTPIDLLAFPGHKGLYGPQGTGGLYVRPGIALAPSRQGGTGVQSFSVQQPAEMPERLESGTLNAHGIAGLLAGIETVLERTPQAIAAHERGLANRLIDGLLQLQGCTIYSPEHERYRTGVVAFNIGALTSEQVADSLSRDYGICVRAGIHCAPLLHQLTQTTLQGAVRASMSIFNTQDDIDALLDALREIAKQAPQA, via the coding sequence ATGATATATCTGGATAACGCCGCCACCACCTTCCCCAAGCCGGCGTCCGTGGTCGACGCGGTGCAGCACGCGCTCTGCTCTGTGGGCAACCCCGGGCGCGCGGGCCACGACCTGGCGCTGGAGGCGGGGCGCGTGGTGGCGCGCGCACGGCAGGCGCTCTGCACCCTCTTTGGCGTGGATACGCCCGAGCGCTTTGTGTTCGGCTACAACACCACCGATGCGCTCAACACTGCCATACGCGGCATCCTGCCGCCCGACGCGCACGTGGTGACCACCAGCCTGGAGCATAACTCCGTGCTGCGTCCCCTCTACGCCCTGCAGAGTACCCGCCGCACGCGCCTGAGTGTGGTGCCGCCCGAGCAGAGCGGGGTGGTCAGCGCCCAGCGCATGGCGGACGCCATCACGCCCAACACTGCCCTTGTGGTGATGACGCACGTATCCAACGTCACAGGCGCGCTGCAGCCCATCGAACAGGTGGCCGAGCTGTGCCGCGCGCGCGGCGTGCCCCTGCTGGTAGACGCGGCGCAGTCGGCAGGCAGCCAGGCGATTGATCTTGCCAAAACGCCGATTGACCTGCTTGCCTTCCCCGGCCATAAAGGGCTCTACGGCCCGCAGGGCACCGGCGGCCTGTACGTGCGGCCAGGCATCGCGCTTGCACCCTCTAGGCAGGGGGGCACGGGCGTGCAGTCTTTCAGCGTGCAGCAGCCCGCGGAGATGCCCGAGCGCCTGGAGAGCGGCACCCTCAACGCCCACGGCATCGCGGGACTGCTCGCGGGCATTGAAACCGTGCTGGAGCGCACGCCCCAGGCCATCGCCGCGCACGAGCGCGGCCTGGCAAACCGCCTGATCGATGGGCTGCTGCAGCTGCAGGGCTGCACCATCTACTCTCCCGAGCATGAGCGCTACCGCACCGGCGTGGTGGCCTTCAACATCGGGGCATTGACCAGCGAACAGGTGGCCGACAGCCTGAGCCGCGACTATGGCATCTGCGTGCGCGCGGGTATCCACTGCGCGCCCCTGCTACACCAGCTAACGCAGACCACCTTGCAGGGCGCGGTGCGCGCCAGTATGTCCATCTTCAATACGCAGGATGATATCGACGCGCTGCTTGACGCGCTGCGCGAAATCGCCAAACAGGCGCCGCAGGCGTAG
- a CDS encoding DUF3343 domain-containing protein, with translation MNTIDTLAAFRSRQQAIAFDLELHAAAIDSQVISTPPSISQGCGVSVAFAHEDMQRIIGLGLLGRYTSFDGIFQLQTQMHGRLRWVRIYNV, from the coding sequence ATGAATACCATCGATACCCTGGCGGCCTTCCGTTCCAGGCAGCAGGCCATTGCCTTTGACCTGGAGCTGCACGCCGCGGCCATCGACAGCCAGGTGATCTCCACGCCGCCTTCGATATCGCAGGGGTGCGGCGTATCGGTCGCCTTTGCGCATGAAGATATGCAGCGCATCATCGGTTTGGGCCTGCTTGGACGCTATACATCCTTTGACGGCATTTTTCAGCTGCAGACACAGATGCACGGCCGCCTGCGCTGGGTGCGGATATACAACGTATAA
- the nth gene encoding endonuclease III produces MLDKQQIANVLEKLSAAYPDAKPGLHFQNAFQLLIATILSAQCTDVRVNKVTPALFAAYPTPEAMAACPLQELEAYIRTCGMYHTKAKHILQTCQAIVSDFGGKVPETMEQLQKLPGVGRKTANVVLSNAFGVPAIAVDTHVFRVANRIGLAAAKNVEKTEQQLMENIPRDTWSIAHHWLIWHGRRVCSAQKPKCELCPLQAECAHFQKLGKDEKTA; encoded by the coding sequence ATGCTTGACAAGCAGCAGATTGCAAACGTATTGGAGAAACTCAGCGCCGCCTATCCCGACGCCAAGCCGGGGCTGCATTTTCAAAATGCGTTTCAGCTGCTGATTGCCACCATCCTCTCGGCGCAGTGCACGGACGTGCGCGTCAACAAGGTGACGCCCGCGCTGTTTGCGGCCTATCCCACGCCCGAGGCGATGGCGGCATGTCCACTGCAGGAGTTGGAGGCGTATATCCGTACCTGCGGCATGTACCACACCAAGGCAAAGCACATCCTCCAGACCTGCCAGGCCATCGTATCGGATTTCGGCGGCAAGGTGCCCGAAACCATGGAACAGCTGCAGAAACTGCCTGGCGTGGGCCGCAAGACGGCCAACGTGGTGCTCTCCAACGCCTTTGGCGTGCCCGCCATCGCGGTGGACACCCACGTTTTTCGCGTCGCCAACCGCATCGGCCTTGCCGCGGCGAAGAATGTGGAGAAGACCGAGCAGCAGCTGATGGAAAACATCCCGCGCGACACCTGGTCGATCGCCCACCACTGGCTGATCTGGCACGGCCGGCGCGTGTGCAGCGCGCAAAAACCCAAGTGTGAGCTGTGCCCGCTGCAGGCGGAGTGCGCGCACTTCCAAAAGCTGGGCAAGGATGAAAAAACCGCGTGA
- a CDS encoding CarD family transcriptional regulator, giving the protein MFQVNDTVMYGNTGVCRIVDIRQEKFAGRTAQYYILKPVDDASTTIHCPTENAQAKIRKLLSPEEVYALIQIMPDMQAEWIESEQQRKEAFNNILKRGDHVELVKLIKALHFKRAEKLQAGRKFYAADEKVMKDAERMLHGELAYVLKIAPEEVVPFIMGELQDVDAAQA; this is encoded by the coding sequence ATGTTTCAGGTCAATGACACGGTCATGTACGGCAATACCGGCGTATGCCGGATTGTGGACATACGCCAGGAGAAGTTTGCGGGCAGGACGGCGCAGTACTATATTTTAAAGCCCGTGGACGACGCAAGCACCACCATCCACTGCCCCACGGAAAACGCGCAGGCCAAGATCCGTAAGCTGCTCAGCCCGGAGGAGGTCTACGCCCTGATCCAGATCATGCCCGATATGCAGGCGGAGTGGATTGAGAGCGAGCAGCAGCGCAAGGAGGCCTTTAACAACATCCTCAAGCGTGGCGACCACGTGGAGCTTGTCAAGCTCATCAAGGCGCTGCACTTCAAGCGCGCGGAAAAGCTCCAGGCGGGCCGCAAGTTCTATGCGGCGGACGAAAAGGTGATGAAGGACGCGGAGCGGATGCTCCACGGGGAGCTCGCCTACGTGCTGAAGATCGCGCCGGAGGAGGTCGTTCCCTTTATCATGGGCGAACTGCAGGATGTGGACGCGGCGCAGGCATAA
- the obgE gene encoding GTPase ObgE, whose amino-acid sequence MFSDIAKITLKAGNGGNGSASFRREKYVPRGGPDGGDGGKGGDIVLLADAQLRTLLDFRYKRHYRAPAGGDGAGRNRTGANGADMLIKVPVGTVVRSADTGKVVADLYENGQRVVLLHGGKGGKGNVHFATPTRQAPSFAQNGERTLEHEVLLELKSIADVGLAGFPNAGKSTLLAATTAATPKIAPYPFTTLAPNFGVVQADGTSFIMADIPGLIEGAHQGVGLGHDFLRHIERTRMIIHVVDMAAFDGRDPLEDYDQINQELARFSPALAARPQVVAANKMDVPEAEEALRRLRAKLQGTDIAIYPISAATGQGVKALMRVVAQMVQQLPMPLRYEQEEEIVEFLDENDFTVERDEDGAYVVYGGMVDKLGRMINLEDYDSMQYFQRVLREKGIIEALERAGIQEGDTVRMLDIAFDYVP is encoded by the coding sequence GTGTTTAGTGATATTGCAAAAATTACGTTAAAGGCGGGCAATGGCGGCAACGGCAGCGCGTCGTTCCGCAGGGAGAAATACGTGCCGCGTGGCGGCCCAGACGGGGGCGACGGTGGCAAGGGCGGCGATATCGTGCTACTTGCCGATGCCCAACTGCGCACGCTGCTGGACTTCCGCTACAAGCGGCATTACCGCGCGCCCGCGGGCGGGGACGGCGCGGGCCGCAACCGCACCGGCGCAAACGGCGCGGACATGCTCATCAAGGTGCCGGTGGGCACGGTGGTGCGCAGCGCGGATACGGGCAAGGTGGTGGCGGATCTCTACGAGAACGGCCAGCGCGTGGTGCTGCTGCATGGGGGCAAGGGGGGCAAGGGCAACGTGCACTTTGCCACGCCCACCAGGCAGGCGCCCAGCTTTGCCCAAAACGGCGAGCGGACGCTGGAGCATGAGGTGCTGTTGGAGCTCAAATCCATTGCGGACGTGGGCCTTGCGGGCTTCCCCAACGCGGGCAAGTCTACGCTGCTTGCGGCGACAACCGCAGCCACGCCCAAAATCGCGCCGTACCCGTTTACCACGCTTGCGCCCAACTTTGGCGTGGTGCAGGCAGATGGCACGAGCTTTATCATGGCGGACATCCCCGGCTTGATTGAGGGCGCGCACCAGGGCGTGGGGCTGGGGCACGATTTTCTGCGGCACATTGAGCGCACCCGCATGATCATCCACGTGGTGGACATGGCCGCCTTTGACGGCCGCGACCCGCTTGAGGATTACGATCAGATCAACCAGGAGCTGGCCAGGTTCAGCCCAGCGCTGGCGGCGCGCCCCCAGGTGGTGGCGGCCAACAAGATGGACGTACCCGAGGCCGAGGAAGCGCTCCGGCGCCTGCGCGCAAAGCTGCAGGGCACAGATATCGCCATCTATCCCATCTCCGCGGCCACGGGCCAGGGCGTCAAGGCGCTGATGCGCGTGGTGGCGCAGATGGTGCAGCAGCTGCCCATGCCCCTGCGCTATGAGCAGGAGGAAGAGATCGTCGAGTTCTTAGATGAGAACGATTTCACCGTCGAAAGGGATGAGGATGGGGCCTATGTGGTCTATGGCGGCATGGTGGACAAGCTGGGCCGCATGATCAACCTGGAGGATTACGATTCCATGCAGTACTTCCAGCGCGTGCTGCGGGAAAAGGGTATCATCGAGGCGCTGGAGCGGGCGGGCATTCAGGAGGGCGACACCGTTCGTATGCTGGATATCGCCTTTGACTACGTGCCGTAA
- the yhbY gene encoding ribosome assembly RNA-binding protein YhbY, with the protein MLTSKQRAALRAMAQQLEPIVQMGKEGIGPTLCKQVDDVLEARELIKVTLQKGAPYDTHEACDLLCAEVDAEPVQCIGRRFVLYRQAKDPEKRKIVVPRA; encoded by the coding sequence ATGTTGACAAGCAAACAGCGCGCCGCGCTGCGCGCCATGGCGCAGCAACTGGAGCCCATCGTGCAGATGGGCAAGGAGGGCATCGGGCCGACCCTGTGCAAGCAGGTGGATGATGTGCTGGAGGCGCGGGAACTGATCAAGGTGACGCTGCAGAAGGGCGCGCCCTACGACACGCACGAGGCGTGCGACCTGCTCTGCGCAGAAGTGGACGCAGAGCCCGTGCAGTGCATCGGCCGGCGCTTTGTGCTCTACCGGCAGGCAAAAGATCCGGAAAAACGCAAAATCGTGGTGCCGCGCGCGTAG
- a CDS encoding DUF3795 domain-containing protein — protein sequence MQMPKGAIAPALFAPCGSNCLVCYRHCAHKTPCAGCRMDDAEKPAHCRRCAIRSCVVEKGLTHCHACPAFPCKRIQALERSYRKRYAASLVENSRYVQAHGLSAFMQQQKRHYTCAACGGVISLHTRACSQCQGPMDR from the coding sequence ATGCAAATGCCCAAAGGAGCCATTGCGCCCGCGTTGTTTGCCCCGTGCGGCAGCAACTGCCTTGTATGCTACCGGCATTGCGCACATAAAACGCCCTGTGCAGGCTGCAGGATGGACGATGCGGAAAAGCCCGCGCACTGCCGCCGCTGCGCCATACGCTCCTGTGTCGTGGAAAAAGGGCTCACCCATTGCCACGCATGCCCCGCCTTCCCCTGCAAGCGCATCCAGGCGCTTGAGCGGAGTTACCGCAAGCGTTACGCAGCAAGTCTCGTGGAAAACAGCCGCTACGTGCAGGCGCACGGGCTTTCGGCCTTCATGCAGCAGCAAAAGCGGCACTATACGTGCGCAGCGTGCGGCGGCGTCATTTCCCTGCATACGCGGGCCTGCAGCCAGTGCCAGGGACCCATGGATCGCTAA
- the nadD gene encoding nicotinate-nucleotide adenylyltransferase, whose product MQQHQRIGLMGGTFDPIHCGHLEMAALARRELGLQQVYFVPVGNPPHKRVARNESCARAQMVQRAIAHEPAYSMLDLELKRSGYTYSIDTLRQLHALQPQSAWVYIIGTDTLLELDTWRDFAHVAQLCTFFAVRRLGICEGEVAQKCAQLAVRFGARISVSQAYAAPISSTQVRARIAAGKSWQDMVPAAVKAYIEAHGLYQQSVDYAEDFARVAPRVQRALSPRRWEHTLGVVETAEELARRFGCDVHKARLAALVHDCAKEIRGEDACKLAAQMHITFDAEMRAMPKLWHGPLGAGVAYYRYNIEDEDILAAVYYHSTGRRGMSKLEEIIKLADMIERGRSFAGLASLREISKRDLDAAVIACLENTHGYLRINGHRCSSASLEAVAYLEEKQARSAHTLS is encoded by the coding sequence ATGCAGCAGCACCAACGCATTGGCTTGATGGGGGGGACGTTCGATCCCATCCACTGCGGGCATCTGGAGATGGCGGCGCTTGCCCGGCGGGAACTGGGGCTGCAGCAGGTCTACTTTGTGCCAGTGGGAAATCCGCCGCACAAGCGCGTTGCGCGCAACGAGAGCTGTGCGCGCGCGCAGATGGTGCAGCGGGCCATCGCGCACGAACCCGCCTACAGCATGCTGGATTTGGAGCTGAAGCGCTCCGGCTATACCTACAGCATCGATACACTGCGCCAGCTGCACGCGCTGCAGCCCCAAAGCGCGTGGGTATACATCATCGGCACGGACACCCTGCTTGAGCTGGATACCTGGCGGGATTTCGCGCACGTCGCGCAGCTGTGCACCTTTTTTGCCGTGCGCCGGCTGGGTATCTGCGAGGGGGAGGTGGCGCAGAAGTGCGCACAGCTTGCAGTGCGCTTTGGCGCGCGCATCAGCGTATCGCAGGCCTACGCCGCGCCCATCTCCTCCACACAGGTGCGTGCGCGCATCGCCGCGGGAAAAAGCTGGCAGGATATGGTGCCCGCGGCCGTCAAAGCATATATTGAAGCGCACGGGCTGTATCAACAGAGCGTGGACTATGCCGAGGACTTTGCGCGCGTCGCGCCGCGCGTACAGCGCGCGCTCAGCCCCCGGCGCTGGGAGCATACGCTGGGCGTGGTGGAGACGGCCGAAGAACTCGCCCGCCGCTTTGGCTGCGACGTGCACAAGGCGCGCCTTGCGGCGCTGGTGCATGACTGCGCCAAGGAAATCCGTGGGGAGGACGCCTGCAAGCTGGCCGCGCAGATGCACATCACCTTTGATGCGGAGATGCGCGCCATGCCCAAGCTGTGGCACGGGCCGCTGGGGGCAGGGGTGGCCTACTACCGCTACAACATCGAGGATGAGGATATCCTCGCTGCGGTGTACTACCATTCCACCGGCAGGCGGGGCATGAGCAAGCTGGAGGAAATCATCAAGCTTGCCGATATGATCGAGCGGGGGCGCAGCTTTGCGGGGCTGGCGTCCCTGCGGGAGATATCCAAGCGCGACCTGGACGCGGCGGTGATCGCCTGCCTGGAGAACACCCACGGATACCTGCGCATCAACGGGCACCGGTGCAGCAGCGCCTCGCTGGAGGCGGTGGCGTATCTGGAGGAAAAGCAGGCCCGGTCGGCGCATACATTATCTTAA
- the rsfS gene encoding ribosome silencing factor: MQSSEALAGRIAGILEEKKAKDIVTLDISNMTVIAERFVIASGSTSTQVHALVDAVEETLKEQEQRAPLREEGYREGRWAVIDYGDVIVHIFHQEERAFYNLERLWMDEKKFTFHPDGDLARE; the protein is encoded by the coding sequence TTGCAGAGCAGTGAAGCACTTGCCGGAAGGATCGCCGGCATCCTGGAGGAGAAAAAGGCCAAGGACATCGTAACGCTGGATATTTCCAACATGACTGTGATTGCGGAGCGGTTCGTCATCGCAAGCGGGAGCACCAGCACCCAGGTGCACGCACTGGTGGACGCGGTGGAGGAGACGCTCAAAGAGCAGGAGCAGCGCGCCCCCCTGCGCGAGGAGGGGTACCGTGAGGGCCGCTGGGCCGTGATCGACTACGGCGACGTCATCGTGCACATCTTCCACCAGGAGGAGCGCGCATTCTACAACCTGGAACGCCTGTGGATGGATGAAAAAAAGTTCACCTTCCATCCCGACGGCGATCTTGCGCGGGAGTAA
- a CDS encoding D-alanyl-D-alanine carboxypeptidase family protein, with protein MKHHAAQRIAAFIISFLCAATLLCAPALADPAPEETPQTTTPNTLSADIITAEGALLYDLKTGTVLFSKNPDARFYPASTTKILTALLAIEKGNLADQVTLTEDIKNLEPGSSLAGLMVGETLTLEQLLYALMLRSGNDAANAVAVHIGGSLDGFVAMMNERAQQLGMTNSHFMNAHGLHNPEHYMTAADMQKLVMTAYQNETFRKIVSTWEYTLEPNAVCTTPRVFTNGNLLLSPDASEQFRYEGANGIKTGFTNEAGQCLIASAEKDGVALGTIVFKSTKYEKWRDSIRMFYYGFNNYATLDLVSLMNTQHPQTVQVAGAASDDIAEGKLQLHFVPEEGSGILTNTKAYIQNITARAGEIQIVTDPETLEIKAPVEAGARLGTFSMQLDGEELLRGTITASRDVAPKRSLVQWSAQQETQLGKLKWIMYLVLGAFVLITILLIIQHIVRRKQRRRSHRRGGHAPLTLVRANRPPVGRTPPRRGAPPARRQPPRQAGTQMRDPRRADDGRAQPTRPKKRPQDRYR; from the coding sequence AACACCTTAAGCGCGGATATCATCACCGCCGAGGGCGCGCTTTTATACGACCTGAAAACAGGCACGGTGCTGTTCTCCAAGAATCCGGACGCGCGGTTTTACCCCGCAAGCACCACCAAAATACTGACGGCGCTGCTCGCCATTGAAAAGGGCAATTTGGCCGATCAGGTCACGCTTACCGAAGATATCAAAAACCTGGAGCCCGGCTCCAGCCTGGCCGGCCTGATGGTGGGCGAGACACTCACGCTCGAGCAACTGCTCTACGCGCTGATGCTTCGGTCGGGCAATGACGCGGCCAACGCCGTGGCGGTGCACATCGGCGGCTCGCTCGACGGTTTTGTCGCCATGATGAACGAGCGCGCCCAGCAGCTGGGCATGACCAATTCCCATTTTATGAACGCGCACGGCCTGCACAACCCCGAGCACTACATGACCGCAGCCGATATGCAGAAGCTGGTGATGACAGCCTACCAGAACGAGACCTTCCGCAAGATCGTCTCCACCTGGGAGTATACGCTGGAGCCCAACGCGGTGTGCACCACGCCGCGCGTGTTTACCAACGGCAATCTGCTGCTCAGCCCTGACGCCTCCGAGCAGTTCCGCTACGAGGGCGCCAACGGCATCAAAACCGGCTTTACCAACGAGGCCGGCCAGTGCCTGATCGCCTCGGCGGAAAAGGATGGCGTGGCGCTGGGCACCATCGTCTTTAAAAGCACCAAGTACGAAAAATGGCGCGACAGCATCCGCATGTTCTACTATGGCTTCAACAACTACGCCACGCTGGATTTGGTCTCGCTGATGAACACCCAGCACCCCCAGACGGTGCAGGTGGCCGGCGCTGCCTCCGACGATATCGCCGAGGGCAAGCTGCAGCTGCATTTTGTGCCTGAAGAGGGCAGCGGCATTTTGACCAATACCAAGGCGTATATTCAGAACATCACCGCGCGCGCAGGCGAGATACAGATCGTCACCGATCCGGAAACGCTGGAGATCAAGGCGCCCGTTGAAGCGGGCGCGCGCTTGGGCACCTTTTCCATGCAGCTTGACGGCGAGGAGCTGCTGCGCGGCACCATCACCGCCTCGCGCGATGTCGCGCCCAAGCGCAGCCTCGTGCAGTGGAGCGCGCAGCAGGAGACGCAGCTGGGCAAGCTCAAGTGGATCATGTACCTGGTGCTGGGCGCGTTTGTGCTCATCACCATACTGCTGATCATCCAGCACATCGTGCGGCGCAAACAGCGCCGCCGCAGCCACCGCCGCGGAGGCCACGCGCCGCTGACGCTGGTGCGCGCAAACCGTCCGCCGGTCGGGCGGACGCCGCCGCGTCGGGGCGCTCCCCCGGCCCGCAGGCAGCCTCCGCGCCAGGCCGGCACGCAGATGCGCGATCCGCGCCGTGCTGACGATGGACGCGCGCAGCCGACCCGCCCCAAAAAGCGTCCGCAGGACCGCTACCGTTAA